TCGTTGTGAGAAATCTCCAGAATATCTATCCTGAAACTTAGTTTCTGCATCATACACAATGGTTGAACCATATCAGTAGTTATATAACACAAAAGTTCAACATAAAACGTTTCAACACAActcttatatctctttttttataagcaatggaTTTTATTACTCAGCACCAGTAGTGCATTTCCACATTACAGAGTTGTATGAATATTACAACTCTTATATAGTTATATACTTATATTTTAAAAGCATGTTGGTTTCAAAAATGTTTACCTCCACGGCATCCAACACATCAGCTAACGTGACTTCTTTGGAGCTTACATCAGGTTTAAATGAGTCGTGATCTACATCTTGTCCAACCCTTGGAATGGTTGATGAACAAATCCTCTCGCCCATCTTTGAGGAGTTTTTGTCACCATCCCTACATAAACACCACAACCTTTATTACTTATGTACATGAACATATAAAAATGTAACACATAAAGACatactaataaatattattaagaaGGAAAACTTGCATTCCGTTGTCTTTTGAATGGCCAGGGATCAACACAAAGTCGTTGCATCTTGTTGGTTCCATTGATAATGAGTGCTCTCTtgcttgttgttttttttttatagaacttgcttgttgttgatgttgctaatataaagaaaataaggagAAACGTAGAGTAATGATGTAGAGACTAATCTCGATACCTATTCCATCAAATCACTTAATTACCATTTAATGTGGAATTGACCCAAGCTATCACAATTGCATAAAGTAAATCAGTTGATATCTTAATATAATATTAAGACCTGTTTGATATGCTACTTGCACATGAGATATTAATATTGTAATCACATACATACCATAAGGTTGAAACTAAtgatacattatatatatatatatatatatatatatatatatatatatatatatatatatatatatatatatatatatatatatataatgaggtGCACACCACTCCATCCATAATCAAATATCCCATACACATATAGGGATCAAATGAAAGGTACTACAAACGACAAACGAGTTTCATAAAATGGAACTTATACACATGCAACGCCATGCAACTAAGCTAAAAACACAACAACGATTAAGACCGTAGTCACTACATTGAGACTTGAATCAATCTAAAAAATGGAACACCGTCCACATTGTTATTATATACATTCACTTAACATGTTCATTAGCTAAAACTTGGTTACTGAGGAGCCTGTTTTCTGCTTTCAAAGTAGCAATCTCCATGTTCAGTTCAAAGTTTGCATCCCTCGCATTTTGAAGTTCTTCCGATAGTATTTGGACGTTATAGTAGTTGTAATCACGAATCCTTCTACCTGTTGCGCAAAGCAAACGACGCATTAACAGCACCGCAACATCTTCCTTCGCGTCATAGTCGGTCTTCGCAAAACGGCCAACTGAAACCATAGATTTGGAAAACAAAGGACTACACAAACAAGCATGATACCTTAAAAATTGGAAACCATGTTCAACCTTGACTTCGTGTAGATTGTATACCGGTACAAGGATTCTCATACGGTTGCAAACTACCTCTACCTGTTTTTGTATGCTATTTTGTAGAACGATATCCTCCGCGTCTGTCTCCTCGGCCAAGTTCGACAAAACCGTAGCTtgtaatacaaataaaaaaggtTCATAAAGGTTAATAAAGGCCATACATAGTTACATATCATGGTTATCGTTTAATATTATAAGCAACGTATATATACTACATAACATAAGGTTGTATTGTATCAACTTACACGACAGATCTTGAGAAGGCTGAACTTTGTCGTCTGCATACGAACACTCTTCAGATTCGCACGAGTTGATGTTGTGATGTTGTTCATAGACACGACCTACTTGTTTGCAATATTCCGTGTATGCCCTTTCAGCTTGCTCAAGGCTGTAATATTTGCCATGTGCGTTGTTACTCCATTTGTTAACTTGAGCAAAACATTCAGGCCACGACAAATATATACCTGGGTTACGACCTTCAAAAACTACGTATACTTTCTCCATTATCACCCAGGTCACAGTGGATCCCTTGTCTGTTTTGAGTGGATGAAGTTTACCAGCTTTCAAGTTTAAGTAGATGAAGTTGAGTAAATGAGAGCAATAACTGAGGTAGGGTGGTAGTAGTTGGCCATGGGTTAATTACTTGAGCGGTTGAGTATGGTAGTAATTGATATGATAGTTTAATATTGAGGAATGACATTATTACACCCAAATTTGACAATTACACACTATTTTGATACGGtttgcttttttattttatttaatagttatTATAGCATTATTTGAATAACATGAAACTATgaataataatatgaataaaattaaataaataaagttttgtACTCTTTTGTATTAATGAATAATATGTCACAAAATAAGTATAGTTAGATTGAAAAATATATGTTAGTAATTAAGTAATACTAATTAATCATAATATAAGCATAAAATATGGATCTAAAAATAAAAGCCATTTTAGAGAGTTGACCCCCCTAAAACGGTCCTAAATTGGAAGACCCAATTGAGattaattttgatatatataaaaTCAGTGACGGAGTCCGATATTTTGTGAGAGCAATATATTCATGTAGTGTAATAAAAGAGTTTTTATTTTCTAAGCTTAAATATACATCGTacgtatattaaatatatatcatacatatattttattatgagatttaattttgaaaaatatttaataattttgtaatttttatttgtataattttctcaatgttattataaacaaaattatttatctatccatctctttttatatataaatataaataataatgatatgaATAGTTGTTTGTTTGCCATCTTTGATGATAATGTTgtaatgttaaaataaaaatatacaacataatcttatttttgaaaatttaattaagaattattttaaatttaagcaTAAAACCAACTTGTCTCTAATTTAGTAGGACATAtatgatttttataataaaaaacttaCTATCATTTATAATGAAACCTTAAATAATTATTCATATACCATGTGAATTCATATTTATAACAAAAATACTTTTTTGATTAGTTAATGCgttattcaattttaattaaatatttcttaTCAATGGTTAAATAATTAGTGAGCATTGCTATTTCTTACGATAAACTTCTAAACAAAACGCAAGAATACATGTGGCAAACTATTACTAAGAGCATGATTATCGGTAAAATTACAAGGTTTCTACACAGTTTTTTATGCTACCGTGTCAGGAGTTATTGGATAATTGAATGGAATCAAAGTTCTTTAGTTTAACAAAGTTGTTACAGTAAAGAACGCTTCTACACTTCCTTttcaattattttcttctttttcttttaaatttttattaaaagtgtCCAAATTAATCCAAATgtcaatatattatataatttagtaggactcattttaaagtttttgaagaagcatatggatatttgaaaaatatagttgagttgtttaaaaaattggaaaaagtgaaataatataaaaaattatgtagGACCCATTTAAAGAACTCATATGAGTATAATTGGTGTGGATGCTCTAATAGATGTGGCAGTAAAATATTGATAACAAAACATGGGTTGGATGGTTATATGTCAGTAAGAAACATGGGTGGATGGTTTTTAAAATGGATCATCCAATTACATGAAGACACCTCATTTTCTTCACTTTCTTGCAAGTTTTTCTTCGTAAGTTTTAGtattttccatatatatatatatatagcactcatatattttttagaaaacaTAGTGGGTGCAAATTAGGGAGAGAGTTTCAGTGCACCTAGCTCCATCCCTGTATAAAACTGAAAAAGACACCCGTGAATGAACAATTTTATTCCAATACTACATGTCGACCTCACTGCATTGACTGTTTCACTATATTGAGTGTTGCAGTAGTTATATTATTCTTTTGAATGAACAACTCAACTGCACCTGTTTGAAACTGTTCCCTAACCGTGTGTGTATAAATGTCAAGCCAGCTGAGCGTTTTCATTTTATATCTGCGAAGGTTTGCTGAAGAAGGAGAAATGAATCACGGAAGCAGGTAATAAGTTATAAAatagtttggttgtttgttatacaAATGTTTTTGAAATGCATCTGTTGTAATATGTTACATATTGCAGTTCAAATGAATCATCAGATGATGGTGGAGCTGATGGATACTACTGGGAGGAAACCATTACATCAGGCTACACTGCAAGCCGAAATGTTCTTGTAAGTATATACATGTTATTCAATATGCTGCTTCCATGTTTCATTAACACTAACTCAGGTGTTGTAATCATATATTCTGCAGCATATTCCAAGGAGAGTCTGTAGGTCCTGTAGCTTTTTCTCTTCAATGATAGAATTGTGTGATTATGATACAGGACTTACACATGATTGCATCATCCAGAGTGAAACTCTTGACGGTGTAGAGTATCTGTATATAGGGGAGGGGTGGTACCAATTTGCAAGGAAGAAAGTATTCAGGAGAGGTGATCGGGTAGGTTTTACCGTTTCACTGGTTCCTAATAGGTTGTACGTGAAATTGTTGAATCGTTGAAGGTGACATGTTTCGCGGTGTAaaatcaaaaggctggaaaactTAATGTTTATGGGTCGCCGTATCTAAGTATGTAATAATGTGAACTGTAGTGTTATGTAGCAGTCACAATAGTCGTGTTATATGTAACGCAAATCCGCGTTGTGTCGCGGCGGCGGCCAGTGCTGGGTGTTGGTTTTGACGTTGTCGTGATCCCAAATGTGTTTTATGTTCTTAAATATTAGTGATGAATGAgcaatattttattttgtgtatTGGAGCATTGATTTTTACTTTGTTGAATAGCATATTGAATTGTTTTTACTTTGTTttgtttaaactattttttataaaaagaattttaacacataaatgtataactataaaaatataaatactttaGCTATTTTAAGTTTAATATTTAAGTTATAAGTtggatttaaaatttttattattattattatttaactttaaatCTGAATCGTAAAAGATAGAGatatttaacttatattttaatatttataaatttttacatttaagttatatttttaatttttttattctttataaattatttgtataaatttatttatatttatttttatatattcggacattatattatcattaatattttc
The Vicia villosa cultivar HV-30 ecotype Madison, WI linkage group LG6, Vvil1.0, whole genome shotgun sequence genome window above contains:
- the LOC131614760 gene encoding uncharacterized protein LOC131614760; the encoded protein is MSSQLSVFILYLRRFAEEGEMNHGSSSNESSDDGGADGYYWEETITSGYTASRNVLHIPRRVCRSCSFFSSMIELCDYDTGLTHDCIIQSETLDGVEYLYIGEGWYQFARKKVFRRGDRVGFTVSLVPNRLYVKLLNR